A single region of the Candidatus Protochlamydia amoebophila UWE25 genome encodes:
- a CDS encoding RasGEF domain-containing protein → MNNDMNPTHQVQIPTLSNIEKNLLVQHKISIKTSESTPNTGIISFGEKTFYVRLVNPNLSLQSTDLEHLSGKVAIMLLNKQLLNGEFAGARINQKGIQNLEGQQIATFAEKNDPAQKMYAELCDYVSQNVFNQAPANSSASQSEEAKPSSKWVKASPSSNINRDRSKVEESSPKTTVKEMNSHQQAFFETVRLAYSKISDNFAKAIQNPNQVEARQSIENELKWIDKKLKDIVNAHNFPGLEGKGVEKIAVMWAEQLDSLKIQLQDQLKAYENATSSQIADKSLYRQNFDSLISVTNELSTKQKSHKLSMKNGHPQLVERQIGLKVRKGTSETAQKTAEQVISQLKICLDQNLFYQNDIPQLENLKANLLNQLYVLDKSAKIKSEFDAVFAQIDQAKASFPRQETYIEKIESALANEGKPLTMETLVPFLLQLDQNQLRQDFLFGAGWMNFIKKDDGSNIEILSKALIDVFKKHAELEKQAKTDGNPLYALNSQVVEEKKVVLDFAVQLVKRGIVKKEAFHELLELAQKDTNQTIRENQSGKYALALNSVLTTPSNSPIDVVSQMQVANPAINLSEQFSALAKGKMSSKEEKEFISAFMSDLNHASTAIFKAIQPEEFHGLKWNKGTAEDKRNNAPNITTNIAFFNQIARFVGQEILMNPTYSSKDRMRVYGAFVKMADRFANGDPRNYEMTTAIIAGLNAAPVFNTMQKESISNEIKATLNKLQTLLSTDFNSKALRDAYKGLQSKATPYMPKTGVYLTDFTFLDEGNPETKSDGISLNLKKLKLLGEQQRRIENEAQALPLNQNLNFNIIGQILQSKLPSEDQLYARKEEIHPRTKAGSISQADKKKTSSEPTSQQIASFLVNHQSESTYGALKTFFNTRGNILILRDGHLFAVPSQDLKLNKYIHKQEISNALHVTAEIVFELAKKGENNIPGSTDDRLILLLSRLAGREPTKTMIENDPKLKVMFEALDNFAAFRDQIVERQKWSDFFETPTFLNAFQQLNPNHEIEIYTENSKIKAKDYQKEVIDHYRKNYAKFKADFDQIMKGDIHSESIREQLNQLEKFAKLNLYPYAEMMNDLAKELIKDNAIRNNIQMDNTEKQAIKDEFVNGKLTEIEARFKAFK, encoded by the coding sequence ATGAATAATGACATGAATCCTACTCACCAAGTACAAATTCCAACCTTGTCAAACATTGAAAAAAATCTCCTAGTTCAACATAAAATCTCGATTAAAACTTCTGAATCTACTCCAAACACAGGAATTATTTCTTTTGGAGAAAAAACATTTTATGTCCGACTAGTTAATCCTAACCTTTCTCTTCAATCCACAGATTTGGAACATTTGTCTGGCAAAGTGGCTATTATGTTACTAAATAAACAACTCCTAAACGGTGAATTTGCAGGTGCTCGTATTAATCAAAAAGGAATTCAAAACTTAGAAGGGCAACAAATTGCTACTTTTGCCGAGAAAAACGACCCTGCTCAAAAAATGTATGCAGAACTCTGCGATTATGTAAGTCAAAATGTTTTCAACCAGGCCCCAGCCAATTCCTCCGCCTCACAATCGGAAGAGGCTAAACCTTCAAGTAAGTGGGTAAAAGCTTCTCCTAGTTCTAATATAAATAGAGACCGTTCAAAAGTAGAAGAGTCTTCCCCAAAAACGACAGTAAAAGAAATGAATTCTCACCAACAAGCATTTTTTGAAACAGTTCGACTGGCTTATAGTAAAATTAGTGATAACTTTGCTAAAGCTATTCAAAATCCGAATCAGGTAGAAGCTCGGCAAAGCATAGAAAACGAACTAAAATGGATCGATAAAAAATTAAAAGATATTGTAAATGCGCACAATTTTCCGGGTTTAGAGGGAAAAGGTGTTGAAAAAATAGCTGTCATGTGGGCTGAACAACTGGATTCTCTTAAAATTCAATTACAAGATCAACTAAAGGCATATGAAAATGCAACATCAAGTCAAATAGCTGACAAAAGCTTATATAGACAAAATTTTGATTCTTTAATAAGTGTCACAAATGAACTGAGTACCAAACAAAAATCACATAAACTTTCAATGAAAAATGGACATCCTCAATTAGTTGAAAGACAAATCGGTCTTAAAGTTCGAAAAGGAACAAGTGAAACTGCTCAAAAAACTGCTGAACAAGTGATCTCCCAATTAAAAATATGTTTAGACCAAAATCTTTTTTATCAAAATGATATTCCTCAACTAGAAAATTTAAAAGCGAATCTTCTAAATCAACTTTATGTTTTAGATAAATCAGCAAAGATTAAAAGTGAATTTGACGCCGTTTTCGCCCAAATTGATCAAGCTAAAGCATCTTTTCCACGCCAAGAGACTTATATTGAAAAGATAGAATCTGCTTTAGCTAACGAAGGTAAACCTTTAACGATGGAAACATTGGTTCCTTTCCTTCTTCAATTAGATCAAAATCAATTAAGGCAAGATTTTTTATTTGGAGCTGGATGGATGAATTTTATTAAAAAAGATGATGGAAGTAATATTGAAATACTCTCAAAGGCATTAATAGATGTTTTTAAAAAGCATGCAGAACTTGAAAAGCAAGCCAAAACTGATGGAAATCCTTTATACGCTCTCAATTCACAAGTTGTTGAAGAAAAAAAAGTGGTTTTAGATTTTGCGGTTCAACTCGTCAAACGAGGAATAGTAAAAAAAGAAGCCTTTCATGAGCTATTAGAACTTGCTCAAAAGGACACAAATCAAACAATTCGAGAAAATCAATCAGGTAAATATGCTTTAGCTCTTAATTCTGTTCTGACAACTCCAAGTAATTCCCCAATTGATGTTGTCTCTCAAATGCAAGTTGCTAATCCTGCAATTAACCTTTCCGAGCAATTTTCTGCTTTGGCAAAAGGAAAAATGAGTTCAAAAGAAGAAAAAGAATTCATTTCCGCATTCATGAGTGATTTAAATCATGCTTCTACTGCAATTTTTAAAGCAATTCAACCAGAAGAATTTCATGGACTCAAATGGAATAAAGGAACTGCTGAGGATAAACGAAATAATGCTCCAAATATAACAACAAATATTGCCTTTTTTAATCAAATAGCTAGATTTGTCGGTCAAGAGATTCTTATGAATCCTACTTATTCTTCAAAAGATCGCATGAGGGTTTATGGGGCCTTCGTCAAAATGGCAGATCGCTTTGCGAATGGCGACCCTAGGAACTATGAAATGACAACAGCAATCATAGCAGGATTAAATGCAGCTCCCGTCTTTAATACTATGCAAAAAGAGTCTATTTCAAATGAGATTAAAGCTACACTGAACAAACTTCAAACCCTTTTATCAACAGATTTTAATTCTAAAGCACTTAGAGATGCCTATAAAGGCCTTCAAAGTAAAGCAACTCCTTATATGCCAAAAACAGGAGTTTATCTAACTGACTTTACATTTCTTGACGAGGGTAATCCTGAGACAAAAAGTGATGGTATTTCATTAAACTTGAAGAAATTAAAACTTTTAGGAGAACAACAAAGAAGAATTGAAAATGAGGCTCAAGCTTTACCGCTAAATCAAAATCTCAATTTCAATATTATAGGACAAATTTTACAATCTAAATTACCTTCAGAAGATCAACTATATGCGAGGAAAGAGGAAATTCATCCTAGAACTAAAGCAGGCTCAATTTCTCAAGCAGATAAAAAGAAAACAAGTTCTGAACCCACTTCACAACAAATTGCTTCCTTTCTGGTCAATCATCAATCCGAATCCACATATGGCGCTTTAAAAACATTTTTTAATACAAGAGGAAATATTTTAATTCTAAGAGATGGACATCTTTTTGCTGTTCCTAGTCAGGATTTGAAACTAAACAAATATATCCATAAACAAGAAATTTCCAACGCCCTACATGTTACAGCAGAAATTGTGTTTGAACTTGCTAAAAAAGGAGAAAATAATATCCCAGGTTCAACAGATGATCGATTAATTTTATTATTGAGCCGTTTAGCAGGAAGAGAACCAACAAAAACCATGATAGAAAATGACCCTAAACTTAAAGTGATGTTTGAAGCATTAGATAATTTTGCTGCCTTCCGAGATCAAATAGTCGAAAGACAGAAATGGTCTGATTTCTTTGAAACTCCAACTTTTTTAAATGCCTTTCAACAACTTAATCCTAATCACGAAATAGAAATTTACACAGAAAATAGCAAAATTAAAGCCAAAGATTATCAAAAAGAAGTTATTGACCATTATCGAAAAAATTATGCAAAATTTAAAGCCGATTTTGATCAGATCATGAAAGGTGATATCCATTCAGAATCAATTCGTGAACAACTTAACCAATTAGAAAAATTTGCTAAACTCAATCTCTATCCTTACGCAGAAATGATGAACGACTTAGCGAAAGAATTAATCAAAGACAATGCCATTCGAAACAATATTCAAATGGATAATACCGAAAAACAAGCGATAAAAGATGAATTTGTCAATGGTAAGTTAACTGAAATCGAAGCTCGCTTTAAAGCCTTTAAATAG
- a CDS encoding sigma-54-dependent transcriptional regulator, translated as MTIEKILIVDDELIMRNFLTEALKRKGIEAIAAENGEKAIKIVQEQSFDMVITDMKMPGLNGIDVLQKIKELSPQTLVIVMTAFGTIENAVDAMKLGAFHYIIKPFSLESLMANIEKANQHVVLVEENQYLRQQIGVSSSRHVIAESPAMQQVLKDIERIAKSNASVFINGETGTGKEVIAHLVHYSSPRANQPFIKVNCAAVPDTLVESEFFGHEKGAFTGAANKRLGRFELANGGTLLLDEVTEIPLVLQSKLLRVTQEQEFERVGGAKPIKVDVRLVSTSNRDVKEAIANKYLREDLYYRLNVVPLYLPPLRERKEDIIPLAEHFIEKICQENHTEKKKLSESAQKKLLLYRWPGNVRELANVVERSVVMDPGKIIQGDHLYLEGPGVNVMAGKTIQELEKQLIVETLQMHQNRTKVAETLGISVKVLRDKLEEYKLV; from the coding sequence ATGACCATTGAAAAAATTTTAATTGTTGATGATGAATTGATTATGCGAAACTTTCTTACAGAAGCTCTGAAACGAAAAGGAATTGAAGCCATTGCCGCAGAAAATGGGGAAAAGGCTATTAAAATTGTCCAAGAGCAATCTTTTGATATGGTTATCACAGATATGAAAATGCCTGGATTGAATGGTATTGATGTTCTTCAAAAAATTAAAGAACTATCTCCCCAAACACTGGTTATTGTGATGACAGCTTTTGGAACAATTGAAAATGCTGTAGATGCGATGAAATTAGGAGCTTTTCATTACATCATTAAACCGTTCTCCTTAGAAAGTTTAATGGCTAATATTGAAAAGGCCAATCAACACGTGGTATTAGTCGAAGAGAATCAATACCTGCGGCAACAAATTGGGGTGAGCTCTTCTCGTCATGTAATTGCTGAAAGCCCTGCAATGCAGCAAGTTTTAAAAGATATTGAAAGAATTGCTAAAAGTAATGCCAGTGTCTTTATTAATGGGGAAACCGGAACTGGAAAAGAGGTGATTGCGCATCTCGTTCATTATAGTTCTCCAAGAGCTAATCAACCATTTATTAAAGTTAACTGTGCGGCAGTGCCTGATACCTTAGTAGAATCAGAATTTTTTGGGCATGAAAAAGGAGCTTTTACAGGAGCAGCTAATAAAAGGCTGGGTCGCTTTGAGTTAGCAAATGGAGGAACGCTTCTCTTGGACGAAGTGACTGAAATTCCTCTTGTTTTGCAATCAAAGCTTCTTCGTGTAACGCAAGAACAAGAATTTGAAAGAGTTGGGGGAGCAAAGCCTATTAAAGTCGATGTCCGTTTGGTTTCTACTTCCAATCGTGATGTGAAAGAAGCTATTGCAAACAAATATTTACGAGAAGATCTTTACTACCGTTTAAATGTTGTTCCACTTTATCTTCCACCATTAAGAGAAAGAAAAGAAGATATTATTCCATTAGCTGAGCATTTTATCGAGAAAATTTGCCAAGAAAATCATACCGAGAAGAAAAAATTAAGTGAGAGCGCACAAAAAAAATTACTCCTTTATCGTTGGCCTGGAAATGTTAGAGAACTTGCTAATGTCGTTGAACGATCGGTTGTCATGGATCCGGGCAAAATTATTCAAGGCGATCATCTTTATTTAGAGGGACCTGGGGTGAATGTCATGGCAGGAAAAACTATTCAAGAACTAGAAAAACAGTTAATTGTAGAAACGTTGCAAATGCATCAAAATAGAACAAAAGTAGCAGAAACACTAGGAATTAGCGTTAAAGTATTACGAGATAAACTTGAAGAATACAAACTTGTCTAG
- a CDS encoding two-component system sensor histidine kinase NtrB: MAERSEFKMEEKEDVRMGQAFKQFSLETERLEFAYQSLQEQFKSVQKSLQESHTKHSGKLAELDFVTRYLETILNHISQGILFVDLNGIITTCNTKTEEILKVQASRLLFHSFSDCFEDMAFGFSIQEVLQTKTCPRICFVTRALENDLKVELEIEPTFVSMSEHSFPLDHRQPSSPPVQGLLILIRNITEVRSLQQAANQYSRLKELGEMAAHLAHEIRNPLGGIKGFATLLQQDLADRPELQQMAYHIIEGTDSLNHFVSSILTYTRPFQARFEHVNLKTYLEEIGLLLQADVSWNASFSFNLNTHLPDLVLSIDPPLLKSAILNLLVNAMQAMPQGGKITVSVEKMQDEVVIIISDTGIGISKENLNKIFSPFFTTKETGTGLGLAEVQKVIQAHQGTIEVKSEVGNGTSFTIKLPLKVVQ; this comes from the coding sequence ATGGCAGAGCGATCAGAGTTTAAAATGGAAGAAAAAGAAGATGTGCGAATGGGGCAGGCTTTTAAGCAATTTTCTTTGGAAACAGAACGATTAGAATTTGCTTATCAAAGTTTGCAAGAGCAGTTTAAAAGTGTTCAAAAAAGTTTGCAAGAGTCACATACGAAACATTCAGGAAAGCTAGCAGAATTAGATTTTGTCACGCGTTATTTAGAAACAATTCTTAACCATATCTCACAAGGAATCCTTTTTGTTGATCTTAATGGAATTATTACGACTTGTAATACAAAAACGGAAGAAATTTTGAAAGTGCAGGCCAGTCGGCTTCTTTTTCATTCATTTAGTGATTGTTTTGAAGATATGGCCTTTGGATTTTCTATTCAGGAAGTTTTACAAACAAAAACTTGTCCTCGCATTTGTTTTGTGACACGAGCTTTAGAAAATGATTTAAAAGTTGAATTAGAAATTGAACCGACTTTTGTTTCGATGAGCGAGCACTCTTTTCCATTAGATCATCGGCAACCTTCTTCCCCTCCTGTTCAAGGACTTTTAATTTTAATTCGTAACATCACAGAAGTTAGAAGTTTGCAGCAAGCGGCTAATCAATACAGTCGTCTAAAAGAATTAGGAGAAATGGCGGCTCATTTAGCTCATGAAATTCGAAATCCTCTAGGGGGTATTAAAGGATTTGCCACCCTTCTTCAGCAAGATTTAGCAGATCGACCCGAACTTCAACAAATGGCTTATCATATTATCGAAGGAACCGATAGTCTAAATCATTTTGTATCAAGTATTCTAACATATACAAGACCCTTTCAAGCTCGTTTTGAACATGTCAATTTGAAAACTTACTTAGAAGAAATCGGACTTCTTTTACAAGCTGACGTGAGTTGGAACGCTTCATTCTCATTCAATCTCAATACTCATCTACCAGATCTTGTCCTTTCAATAGATCCTCCTTTATTAAAATCAGCAATTTTAAATTTGTTGGTTAATGCTATGCAAGCGATGCCGCAAGGCGGAAAAATTACTGTCTCGGTAGAAAAAATGCAAGATGAAGTCGTCATCATTATTTCTGATACAGGAATTGGAATTTCTAAAGAAAATTTAAATAAAATCTTTTCCCCCTTTTTTACAACCAAAGAAACAGGGACTGGTTTAGGGTTGGCAGAGGTTCAAAAAGTTATTCAGGCGCATCAAGGAACAATTGAAGTAAAATCTGAAGTTGGTAATGGAACTTCTTTTACTATCAAACTTCCTTTAAAAGTCGTTCAATAA
- the rpsD gene encoding 30S ribosomal protein S4 — protein MARYTGSKNRIARRYGVNIFGRARNPLLHKPNPPGVHGARRRKKSDFGLQLEEKQKLKAIYGMLSEKQLVAYYKKALRLEGNTASHFAEMLECRLDNLVYRLKFGHTIFAAQQLVAHGHILVDGKKVDRRSFQVKPGMVISIKEKSRKIKIIAEALDNPARSVPEYLSSDKEHFSGQLLAKPIPEQMPWPIEISLPVICDFLAHST, from the coding sequence ATGGCTCGTTATACAGGTAGCAAAAATCGTATTGCCCGACGTTATGGTGTTAATATATTTGGGCGCGCACGCAATCCTCTTCTACATAAGCCAAATCCACCAGGCGTACACGGTGCTCGCCGGCGTAAAAAGTCTGACTTTGGCCTTCAACTAGAAGAAAAACAAAAACTTAAAGCAATCTATGGAATGTTGAGTGAAAAGCAATTAGTAGCTTATTACAAAAAAGCACTTCGCTTAGAAGGTAATACAGCTAGTCATTTTGCCGAAATGCTAGAATGCCGACTCGACAACCTTGTTTATCGTTTAAAATTTGGCCACACAATTTTTGCAGCTCAACAGCTCGTTGCTCACGGTCATATTCTTGTCGATGGAAAAAAAGTTGACCGCCGTTCCTTCCAAGTCAAACCTGGAATGGTGATTTCTATTAAGGAAAAATCACGTAAAATCAAAATTATTGCAGAAGCGTTAGATAATCCAGCACGCTCTGTTCCGGAATATCTTTCATCTGATAAAGAGCATTTTTCTGGACAGCTTCTTGCTAAACCAATACCTGAACAAATGCCTTGGCCGATTGAAATTAGTCTTCCAGTTATTTGTGACTTCTTAGCCCATTCGACCTAA
- the yidD gene encoding membrane protein insertion efficiency factor YidD produces MIKKLLIYFVRFYQYTLSPLLGLTCRFYPTCSEYMILALQKHGAMKGAYLGVKRICRCHPWNPGGHDPVPESTILSKEKSVK; encoded by the coding sequence ATGATTAAAAAACTATTAATCTATTTTGTTCGCTTTTATCAATATACCTTAAGTCCCTTACTCGGACTAACTTGCCGCTTTTATCCCACTTGCTCTGAATACATGATTCTTGCTTTACAAAAACACGGAGCCATGAAAGGAGCTTATTTAGGAGTAAAACGCATTTGCCGTTGTCACCCTTGGAATCCGGGCGGTCATGATCCAGTTCCTGAAAGCACCATTCTTTCTAAGGAAAAATCGGTTAAATAA
- a CDS encoding glycosyltransferase has product MHSSPLVSILIPVFNQVPFIFEALNSVLQQTYPNFEVLIVDDGSTDGTASICQEFCQKDSRFQYLYQTNKGPSAARNRGIAASHGEYFCLLDGDDKMDFQRIAVQLKVLTENPTLDIVYTALLLIDSNGSTIGEMHGQEINPENFLATLLFRNVIPGPSTIMAKRECLTSHPYHEHFVHAEDYELMIRLAHFYRFQYIDLPLTYYRRHLNNLSNHLKAHRQAELKVIQQYTQSKIEAIVDQTSFPSDEKTLLKGKILFNQERFPQALFYFQQLNDSFSRFYEGNCFVKLQDRKSAKSAYEQALLLDTTNAACYNNLGNIFAQGQQWQDARFCWEKALSLKPGYLDAKENLDYFKQSFEWRYTWRELRRDLLVYH; this is encoded by the coding sequence ATGCATTCTTCTCCTCTAGTCAGCATCCTTATCCCTGTTTTTAACCAAGTTCCTTTTATCTTTGAAGCTCTCAATAGTGTTTTACAACAAACTTATCCTAATTTCGAGGTTTTGATCGTCGATGATGGATCAACAGATGGCACAGCATCTATTTGCCAAGAATTCTGTCAAAAAGATTCTCGCTTTCAATATTTATATCAAACTAACAAGGGCCCCTCTGCTGCTCGTAATCGAGGAATTGCGGCTTCGCATGGAGAGTACTTTTGCTTACTTGATGGAGATGATAAGATGGATTTTCAAAGGATTGCCGTTCAATTAAAGGTTTTAACAGAAAATCCTACCCTTGATATTGTTTATACTGCCCTTCTTTTAATCGATAGCAATGGCAGTACAATCGGAGAAATGCATGGACAAGAAATCAATCCAGAAAATTTTTTAGCCACACTTCTTTTTCGAAATGTCATTCCAGGGCCTAGTACAATTATGGCCAAACGAGAATGTTTAACTTCACATCCTTATCATGAACATTTTGTTCATGCGGAAGATTATGAGCTCATGATTCGGTTAGCTCATTTTTATCGATTTCAATATATTGACCTTCCTCTAACATACTATAGAAGACATCTAAATAATCTTTCTAATCATTTAAAAGCTCACCGACAAGCGGAATTAAAGGTAATTCAACAATATACCCAGTCGAAAATTGAAGCGATTGTTGATCAAACTTCTTTCCCTAGTGATGAAAAGACTTTGCTAAAAGGTAAAATTTTATTTAATCAAGAAAGGTTTCCTCAAGCTTTGTTTTATTTTCAACAACTCAACGACTCTTTTTCTCGATTTTATGAAGGAAATTGCTTTGTAAAATTACAAGATAGGAAATCTGCAAAAAGCGCTTATGAACAAGCCCTTCTCTTAGATACAACAAATGCGGCTTGCTATAACAACTTAGGAAATATTTTTGCTCAAGGTCAACAATGGCAAGATGCTCGATTTTGTTGGGAAAAAGCCCTTTCTCTTAAACCTGGTTATTTAGATGCCAAAGAAAATTTAGATTATTTTAAACAATCTTTTGAGTGGCGTTATACATGGAGAGAGTTGAGGAGGGATTTGCTAGTTTATCATTGA
- a CDS encoding LysM peptidoglycan-binding domain-containing protein, with amino-acid sequence MSLDPSPLKKIRRLSQALMISGALNIGVLGFLAYWVMRERPPTPYCELKPIEGSRQISLTDEKGIAEVITHLFKLPYWELISRLEHHSVIENGYAERDLALACLVTFHDFDLLRALPRQAQPQQKREFVWKLHPSEPPLILTVYPNLTQQQYDQIIHFAKTEQWPMTSKGLFKLLKTQKKDSLMDTSLAEAFFLTPEFWTVEILFNRLETSLSKQNILDILVESDWEEFKKFVEQQRQKHDLSDARRHKFLLDYIQLGSSSAASFLVKTDFDFAIKKLTDAQVILLLQLLKNKTETNVRFAKEMLRSPRSANVWKYAAAALYAYEGEAPISWNYEIALARFLPDQLPLQKKEPQTKSQDISVVSKLVETVSPLKALTKENVSEKKNKKTVASTPKTTLKNATKPSNSLITTMVTKDAPKKGTLLFSSSQPSPYLKQRLYTVQDGDSLWKIAKQFSVEVDVLRTHNQLSSDAIRPGTVLKIP; translated from the coding sequence ATGTCCCTTGATCCTTCTCCTCTTAAAAAAATCAGACGTTTAAGCCAAGCTTTAATGATAAGTGGTGCATTAAATATTGGAGTCCTCGGCTTTTTAGCTTATTGGGTTATGCGAGAAAGGCCTCCAACTCCTTATTGTGAACTTAAACCCATTGAAGGATCCAGGCAAATTTCCCTTACTGATGAAAAGGGGATTGCTGAGGTGATTACACATCTTTTTAAACTTCCTTATTGGGAATTAATCAGCCGTTTAGAGCATCACTCTGTGATAGAAAACGGCTATGCCGAAAGGGATTTAGCGCTTGCTTGTCTTGTCACTTTTCACGATTTTGATTTATTACGTGCATTACCACGACAAGCCCAACCTCAGCAAAAAAGGGAATTTGTATGGAAACTGCACCCTTCAGAACCTCCTTTGATTTTGACGGTCTACCCTAACTTGACTCAACAGCAATATGACCAAATTATCCATTTTGCAAAAACTGAACAATGGCCCATGACTTCCAAAGGATTATTTAAATTACTGAAAACACAAAAAAAAGACTCCTTAATGGACACATCTCTTGCAGAAGCTTTTTTTTTAACACCAGAATTTTGGACTGTAGAAATTTTGTTTAATCGGCTTGAGACATCTCTTTCTAAACAAAATATTTTAGATATCCTGGTAGAAAGCGATTGGGAAGAGTTCAAAAAATTTGTTGAACAGCAAAGGCAAAAGCATGATTTGTCTGATGCACGCCGACATAAGTTTTTATTAGATTATATCCAATTAGGATCTTCTTCAGCTGCCTCATTTCTTGTCAAAACAGACTTTGACTTTGCAATAAAAAAATTGACAGATGCTCAAGTCATCCTTCTTTTGCAACTTTTAAAAAATAAGACAGAAACGAATGTTCGATTTGCTAAAGAAATGCTTAGAAGTCCTCGCAGCGCTAATGTTTGGAAATATGCAGCAGCAGCCCTTTATGCTTATGAAGGAGAAGCGCCTATTTCCTGGAACTATGAAATCGCCTTAGCTCGTTTTTTGCCTGATCAATTACCCCTTCAAAAAAAAGAACCTCAAACTAAAAGTCAGGATATTTCCGTTGTTTCTAAACTTGTAGAGACCGTATCACCTTTAAAGGCTTTAACTAAAGAGAATGTTTCCGAAAAGAAAAATAAAAAAACCGTTGCTTCGACACCAAAAACTACTCTTAAAAATGCAACAAAACCTTCTAATTCTTTAATAACAACAATGGTTACTAAAGATGCCCCCAAAAAAGGAACATTATTATTTTCATCCAGCCAACCTTCACCCTACCTAAAACAGCGTTTATATACTGTACAAGATGGGGATTCCCTTTGGAAAATCGCCAAACAATTTAGCGTTGAAGTAGATGTTTTAAGAACGCACAATCAATTATCATCCGATGCCATCCGTCCAGGAACTGTCTTAAAAATTCCCTAA